In Streptomyces sp. P3, one DNA window encodes the following:
- a CDS encoding 4-hydroxybenzoate 3-monooxygenase, which yields MRTTVGIIGGGPAGLLLARLLHRAGIACVVLESRTRAYAEGRQRAGMLEQGTVDALRAAGAADRLDVEGLVHHGIELRFDRERHHVDFPALTGGRTVTIYAQTEIVKDLIALQLADGPPLLFEAEALAVEQPQSATPVVRFRHEGRERALRCAWVAGCDGSHGVARSAFPAAAGRTYAHDYPYSWLGVTAEVPPSCDELIYARHARGFALHSMRSPHVSRLYLQVPRGTNLRDWPDARIWDELTARFAVDADWTLRRGPVTARSVTEMRSLVHEPMRHGRLVLAGDAAHIVPPTGAKGLNLAVSDVRLLARAFTELHAHGSTRLLDGYSEQCLRRVWQATRFSYDMTRMLHAQPDGDAFDHRMQLARLRRITASRHAAAELAANYTGLPLSP from the coding sequence ATGCGTACCACGGTCGGCATCATCGGCGGCGGCCCGGCGGGACTGCTGCTCGCCCGCCTGCTGCACCGCGCGGGAATCGCCTGTGTCGTGCTGGAGAGCAGGACGCGCGCCTACGCGGAGGGGCGCCAGCGCGCCGGGATGCTGGAGCAGGGCACGGTCGACGCGCTGCGCGCGGCCGGCGCCGCCGACCGGCTCGACGTCGAGGGCCTGGTGCACCACGGCATCGAGCTGCGCTTCGACCGCGAACGACATCACGTCGACTTCCCCGCCCTCACCGGCGGCCGCACGGTCACGATCTACGCCCAGACGGAGATCGTGAAGGATCTCATCGCCCTCCAACTGGCCGACGGGCCGCCCCTGTTGTTCGAGGCGGAGGCGCTCGCCGTGGAGCAGCCGCAGAGCGCGACGCCCGTCGTGCGGTTCCGGCACGAGGGCCGGGAACGGGCCCTGCGCTGCGCGTGGGTGGCGGGCTGCGACGGCTCGCACGGCGTCGCCCGGAGCGCCTTCCCGGCGGCCGCCGGCCGCACCTACGCCCACGACTACCCCTACTCCTGGCTCGGCGTCACCGCCGAAGTGCCGCCCTCCTGCGACGAGTTGATCTACGCACGCCACGCACGCGGCTTCGCCCTGCACAGCATGCGCTCACCGCACGTCTCCCGGCTCTACCTCCAGGTCCCCCGCGGCACGAACCTGCGGGACTGGCCCGACGCACGGATCTGGGACGAACTCACCGCGCGCTTCGCCGTCGACGCCGACTGGACCCTGCGCCGCGGCCCGGTCACCGCCCGGTCCGTGACCGAGATGCGCAGTCTCGTCCACGAACCCATGCGGCACGGCCGGCTGGTGCTGGCGGGGGACGCCGCCCACATCGTCCCGCCGACCGGCGCCAAGGGACTCAACCTCGCGGTCTCCGACGTCCGGCTTCTGGCCAGGGCCTTCACCGAACTGCACGCCCACGGGTCGACGCGACTCCTGGACGGGTACTCGGAGCAGTGCCTGCGACGTGTGTGGCAGGCCACCCGATTCTCCTACGACATGACTAGGATGTTGCACGCTCAACCAGATGGGGATGCGTTCGACCACCGGATGCAGCTCGCCCGGCTGCGCCGGATCACCGCATCCCGCCACGCGGCCGCCGAACTGGCGGCGAACTACACGGGACTTCCCCTCTCCCCGTGA
- a CDS encoding aldehyde dehydrogenase family protein — protein MPLLDPTNWQPRTLSGPRYTVTEPATGEQLGTVVLAAGADVAPAAEAARAAQTEWARVPHFVRAGVLRRAGDLFAAHAAELREWIVRESGSIAGKADFELHVAAQECYEAAALASRPAGQVLPSEAPRLSYTRRVPVGVVGVISPFNAPLILSIRSVAPALALGNAVVLKPDPRTAVCGGLSLAAVFAQAGLPEDLLHVLPGGAETGEALVADPRVPVISFTGSTAAGRSVGEAAGRHLKRAHLELGGNSALIVLEDADLDAVISTAAWGSFFHQGQICMTTGRHLVHASLYEEYVERLAAKADALAVGDPHRAQVHLGPLIDDGQLAKVHGLVEASTAAGAKLAAGGTHQDRFYRPTVLAGVDDDTPAYAEEVFGPVAPVRPFSTPDEAAALAARSSYGLSLGIVTRDAARGLDLAERVPTGIVHINDQTVNDEAVAPFGGVAASGTGARFGGEANLEAFIDVRWTTVRADVAPYPF, from the coding sequence ATGCCGTTGCTCGACCCCACCAACTGGCAGCCCCGCACCCTGTCGGGACCGCGGTACACCGTCACCGAGCCCGCCACCGGCGAGCAGCTGGGCACGGTCGTCCTGGCGGCCGGCGCGGACGTCGCGCCGGCCGCCGAGGCGGCCCGTGCCGCGCAGACCGAATGGGCCCGCGTCCCGCACTTCGTCCGCGCCGGAGTGCTGCGCCGGGCCGGCGACCTGTTCGCCGCGCACGCCGCGGAGCTGCGCGAGTGGATCGTCCGCGAGTCGGGCTCCATCGCGGGCAAGGCCGACTTCGAGCTGCACGTCGCGGCCCAGGAGTGCTACGAGGCCGCCGCCCTCGCCTCCCGCCCGGCCGGCCAGGTTCTGCCCAGCGAGGCGCCCCGGCTCTCGTACACCCGGCGGGTCCCGGTCGGCGTCGTGGGGGTGATCTCCCCCTTCAACGCCCCGCTCATCCTGTCGATCCGCTCCGTCGCACCCGCCCTCGCGCTCGGCAACGCCGTCGTCCTCAAGCCGGACCCGCGCACCGCCGTCTGCGGCGGACTGTCGCTGGCCGCGGTGTTCGCGCAGGCGGGACTGCCCGAGGACCTGCTGCACGTCCTGCCCGGCGGCGCCGAGACCGGCGAGGCCCTGGTCGCCGACCCGCGCGTGCCGGTCATCTCGTTCACCGGCTCCACCGCGGCCGGCCGGTCCGTCGGCGAGGCGGCCGGACGCCACCTCAAGCGCGCGCACCTCGAACTCGGCGGCAACTCCGCCCTGATCGTGCTGGAGGACGCCGACCTCGACGCGGTGATCTCCACGGCCGCCTGGGGCTCGTTCTTCCACCAGGGCCAGATCTGCATGACCACCGGCCGCCACCTGGTGCACGCCTCCCTCTACGAGGAGTACGTGGAACGGCTCGCGGCGAAGGCCGACGCGCTCGCCGTCGGCGACCCGCACCGCGCGCAGGTGCACCTCGGCCCGCTCATCGACGACGGCCAGCTCGCCAAGGTGCACGGCCTGGTGGAGGCCAGCACGGCGGCCGGGGCGAAGCTCGCCGCGGGCGGCACGCACCAGGACCGCTTCTACCGTCCGACGGTCCTCGCGGGCGTCGACGACGACACCCCGGCCTACGCCGAGGAGGTCTTCGGCCCGGTGGCCCCGGTGCGCCCCTTCAGCACGCCCGACGAGGCGGCGGCGCTGGCCGCGCGCAGCTCCTACGGGCTCTCGCTCGGCATCGTCACCCGCGACGCCGCCCGCGGCCTCGACCTGGCCGAGCGCGTCCCGACCGGCATCGTGCACATCAACGACCAGACCGTGAACGACGAGGCCGTGGCGCCCTTCGGCGGCGTGGCCGCCTCGGGCACCGGCGCCCGGTTCGGCGGCGAGGCCAACCTGGAGGCCTTCATCGACGTGCGGTGGACGACGGTGCGGGCCGACGTGGCGCCGTACCCGTTCTAG
- the trxA gene encoding thioredoxin, whose product MSSTVELTKENFDQTVTDNDFVLIDFWASWCGPCRQFAPVYDKAAEENPDLVFGKVDTEAQPELAQAFGIQSIPTLMIVRDRVAVFAQPGALPEAALTDVIGQARGLDMDEVRRSIEEEQAKSGAGDSPAARGE is encoded by the coding sequence ATGAGCAGCACCGTGGAGCTCACCAAGGAGAACTTCGACCAGACGGTCACCGACAACGACTTCGTCCTGATCGACTTCTGGGCGTCCTGGTGCGGGCCGTGCCGTCAGTTCGCCCCGGTCTACGACAAGGCGGCCGAGGAGAACCCCGACCTGGTGTTCGGCAAGGTGGACACCGAGGCCCAGCCCGAACTGGCCCAGGCCTTCGGCATCCAGTCGATCCCGACGCTGATGATCGTGCGCGACCGGGTCGCCGTGTTCGCCCAGCCCGGCGCGCTGCCCGAGGCCGCCCTGACGGACGTCATCGGACAGGCGCGCGGGCTGGACATGGACGAGGTGCGCAGGTCCATCGAGGAGGAGCAGGCCAAGAGCGGGGCCGGCGACTCCCCGGCGGCCCGGGGCGAGTAG
- a CDS encoding NAD(P)/FAD-dependent oxidoreductase, with amino-acid sequence MTETETNTYDVVVLGAGPVGENVADRTRAAGLTTAVVESELVGGECSYWACMPSKALLRPVIARADARRLPGLRQAVQGPLDAEAVLARRNWYTGDWTDDGQADWLKSIGADLHRGHGRLTGPRTVTVGDTVLTARHAVVVATGTRAALPALPGLAEIRPWTSREATSAQAAPGRLVVVGGGVVATEMATAWQALGSQVTLLVRGRGLLDRMEPFAGELVAEALTAAGADVRTGTSVASVTRTEGVVVVVTDTGERIEADEILFAVGRAPRTEDIGLETVGLEPGSWLGVDDSLRVTGTDWLYGVGDVNHRALLTHQGKYQARIAGAAIAARAAGTPLPQNEPWGAHSATADHECVPQVVFTDPEAASVGLSLAEAERAGHRVRAVDVDMSSVAGAGLYAEGYKGRARMVVDLEREILRGVTFVGPGVGELIHSATVAVVGQVPIARLWHAVPSYPTISEVWLRLLEAFRDN; translated from the coding sequence ATGACGGAAACGGAAACCAACACGTACGACGTCGTGGTGCTCGGGGCCGGGCCCGTGGGGGAGAACGTCGCCGACCGCACCCGCGCGGCCGGCCTCACCACCGCGGTCGTGGAGAGCGAACTCGTCGGCGGCGAGTGCTCGTACTGGGCCTGCATGCCCAGCAAGGCCCTGCTGCGCCCGGTCATCGCCCGCGCCGACGCCCGCAGGCTGCCCGGCCTGCGCCAGGCCGTGCAGGGCCCCCTGGACGCCGAAGCGGTCCTCGCCCGCCGCAACTGGTACACCGGCGACTGGACGGACGACGGTCAGGCCGACTGGCTCAAGAGCATCGGCGCGGACCTGCACCGCGGCCACGGCAGACTGACCGGCCCGCGCACGGTGACGGTGGGGGACACCGTGCTCACGGCCCGCCACGCGGTCGTCGTCGCCACCGGCACCCGCGCCGCCCTGCCGGCCCTGCCCGGTCTCGCCGAGATCCGGCCCTGGACGAGCCGGGAGGCCACCAGCGCCCAGGCCGCGCCCGGCCGGCTCGTCGTGGTCGGCGGGGGAGTCGTCGCCACCGAGATGGCCACCGCCTGGCAGGCCCTCGGCTCGCAGGTCACCCTCCTGGTGCGGGGCAGGGGCCTGCTCGACCGCATGGAGCCGTTCGCCGGCGAACTCGTCGCCGAGGCGCTGACCGCGGCCGGCGCGGACGTGCGCACCGGCACCTCGGTGGCTTCGGTGACCCGCACGGAGGGCGTGGTCGTGGTCGTCACCGACACGGGGGAGCGCATCGAGGCCGACGAGATCCTCTTCGCCGTCGGCCGCGCCCCGCGCACCGAGGACATCGGTCTCGAGACGGTCGGCCTGGAACCTGGCTCCTGGCTCGGCGTCGACGACAGCCTGCGGGTCACCGGCACCGACTGGCTCTACGGCGTGGGCGACGTCAACCACCGTGCCCTCCTCACCCACCAGGGCAAGTACCAGGCCCGTATCGCGGGCGCGGCCATCGCCGCCCGCGCCGCCGGAACGCCCCTGCCGCAGAACGAACCGTGGGGCGCCCACAGCGCCACCGCCGACCACGAGTGCGTCCCGCAGGTCGTGTTCACCGACCCCGAGGCGGCCTCCGTCGGCCTCTCGCTCGCGGAGGCCGAACGGGCCGGACACCGGGTGCGGGCCGTCGACGTCGACATGTCGTCGGTGGCGGGAGCCGGCCTGTACGCCGAGGGCTACAAGGGCCGCGCCCGGATGGTCGTCGACCTCGAGCGGGAGATCCTGCGCGGGGTCACCTTCGTCGGCCCCGGCGTCGGCGAGCTGATCCACTCCGCGACCGTCGCCGTCGTCGGACAGGTGCCGATCGCCCGCCTGTGGCACGCCGTCCCGTCCTACCCGACGATCAGCGAGGTGTGGCTGCGCCTGCTGGAGGCGTTCCGGGACAACTGA
- a CDS encoding peptide deformylase, protein MASPRPLAPLAERIEELLAPGGPLPLVLAGDPVLRAGTSRYEGQLDPALLARFVEALRRTMHAAPGVGLAAPQVGVELRIAVVEDPATVPEEVRQARGRAPQPFRVLVNPSYEPVGSARAAFFEGCLSVPGYQAVVARHAEVRLTGEDEHGRPLDEVFGGWPARIVQHETDHLDGMLYLDRAEPRSLAADRNVLQRWAQPTPAEAARALDFELP, encoded by the coding sequence ATGGCATCTCCCCGTCCCCTCGCCCCCCTTGCCGAACGGATCGAGGAACTCCTCGCGCCCGGCGGCCCGTTGCCCCTCGTCCTGGCCGGAGATCCCGTTCTGCGGGCGGGCACGTCGCGTTACGAGGGTCAGCTCGACCCGGCGCTGCTGGCCCGCTTCGTCGAGGCGCTGCGCCGCACGATGCACGCGGCGCCCGGCGTGGGTCTCGCCGCGCCGCAGGTCGGCGTGGAGCTGCGGATCGCGGTCGTCGAGGATCCGGCGACGGTGCCGGAGGAGGTGCGGCAGGCCCGCGGCAGGGCGCCCCAGCCGTTCCGGGTGCTGGTCAACCCGTCCTACGAACCGGTGGGTTCGGCCCGGGCCGCGTTCTTCGAGGGCTGTCTGAGCGTGCCGGGCTACCAGGCGGTGGTGGCCCGGCACGCCGAGGTCCGGCTGACCGGTGAGGACGAGCACGGCAGGCCGCTGGACGAGGTGTTCGGCGGCTGGCCGGCCCGGATCGTCCAGCACGAGACGGACCACCTCGACGGCATGCTCTACCTCGACCGGGCCGAACCGCGCTCGCTGGCCGCGGACCGCAACGTCCTTCAGCGGTGGGCGCAGCCGACCCCGGCCGAGGCGGCGCGGGCGCTGGACTTCGAACTGCCGTAG